TCAGCCTTGTTCAGCAAACATCTGCCACGCTGCATTTATCCCAGATGACTGCCTGCTGGGCACTGCCACCCAGCTCCAAGGCTCCAGAGCACTGACTCATTGCTTGTTTTCAGTTCATGTACCAGTCACACAAATTAACATCACATCGGATTTTTAAACCTCAGATCCTCTCAAAGTCTtgagttaaaaaacaaagaccCTTCTCTAAGGGTATTACCTTGTCCTTCAGTTGCTGGCAAAGCTGCAGTGAAACTGTGAAGAAGACAAGGGCATCGTTTAACCATGGGACAACACATTCCACTTTATGGACATGGCTGACTTCATACCGCTGGTTGCCAAACtcactggagaggaaaaaaagcagtttcacacaaaacagcacaaaatacAGAACTCATCTGTCCTCCATTCTCACACAAGGGATCAGAACAACTTCTACACTTAAAAAAGCATCTGGCAGTTACAGAATGCAAACTCTCAGTTTGACTGGattcagagttaaaaaaaatgtaataaggTTCAAGTAGAATATTACCACTTTCCAGAGAGGCATAACACAGGAAATGCAGATGGCAATACCAACAGCCTGATGTTCATTTTGGCTGACAGCTCTCATCTCTTGCAAAACTCAAGGCACTCTATGAGCGACTGGAATCCTGAAAACCCACAGCTGGTGGGATGGCTTGCATGACCAGAGTGCTGCAATGGATGGTTACAAATTCTTCAAAAGGGATAGGCCATGAAGAAGTGGCGGGGTAGCCTTTTATATCAGAAGTGTGTGGATTGTCTTGAGATCTCATTTGGATCTCATCCTCAGCATCCTCCTATCCCTTTTACACAGCCTTGTAGTAATTGTACTTACAACATGGCTCCAGGGTTGTGTAGAATGGATCCTCCAGCAGGCTTGAAGTTCTAGAGGAGAAGACAAGGGTCATTAGGATTTTAAGTTAGTAAATTAATCATTTAGAACACCTTTACTATTTGCACTCGCAGTAGCCTGACAAGAAACACCTGATTACCCCCGTTCATATTGAATACAAGCCCGTTGATCCCACCTTGCTCCTTCAGAAAATGCACATTCTACACAGCAGCTGAGTGCAATTAAGATCCAGATTTTAGAACAAGAAAAGTAAGTTCCCACtgaccagaagaaaaataggaaattgattttaggaaaaatatccATATGGAAGGACTGCATCTCATAAAGCTTAAGagtttaatgctgtttttagGGGACATCAAGTTGACTCCAATGCAACATGTGAAGCAGAAAAGTAACCATCAGAACTCCATTCAAAAAACCCCAGATGCTACTTCAATGTAAATTGGATTACTACAATTATACCCTTCCAAAAGCATGTAAAGTTATCAAACTACATTGTAAGGTAAAACATTACttggcaaaaaaataatttctgactTTCTTCAGGGTACTATTTTCTTCTTGGCTAAGTGGCCATGACCTGAACTACGTTTAGAGCCAGTGCTGACCGGAGCAGACCTAAACAGACACAGTGTCGGTCACAGTCACTTCTGCATTGCCTTATGCTTATAACAGTGCACAAATAACAGAGTGATCTCATAGTGACAGGTAAGAAGGGGTAAATAAACAAGGCTGAAGAGATAGCAGGCGTCACCTTAgttgtgctgggctgcagcacatgGAGTTGGTAGATGGTCAGGCACAGCTTATTGAGGTTAATGTAGAAATTCACAAGGATGtctggaggcagagcaggagcgAACATTCTCTGGTGAGAAAATAAGTTGTTTCTTTAACAGTGAACTGACCATTATTTCTAATGCTAGGAAATCACTTGCTTTTTATAAGCTATACTGCAATTATCCCATAGTGAGAGACACGTTAAAGAAACAGATTGAGCAGCACACATGCAATGGTTGTTCTTCTTGCTGCACTTAATCAGATTGTGTTGGCATGAGTGCTAGTGACAAAATAGGATGGAGCAGTATTCCCAGGGGGAAATCATCCCTGTACAACCTTCCTGGGAAGGGAACAGAACTTCTCTGAGAACCAGAGTCCTCATGCCCAAGTCATCTGCTCTCCCACAGGAAGATACAGAAACAGCCAAAAACGTTGAGCTCAGGGCTTGTGCTTACTTCACCTCTCTGCCTCAGAAGGGGTTTCAGAAATCCACTTTCATCAAGATGTAGTACAACATCCTGACATAAAGTGTATGAGTTCTAGACTACCACGCACTTACTGTGAGACCACTGGAGGCAATTTCTGGTAGAGTCAGAGTGGCTGGAGTGGTAAGACGATTCCGTGCTCTTGAGAGCTGTAACATCACAGCATCCATAAGCTGTAAGATAATGTACATTACACTGCTGAGTGACAACCCCTGGAAAGCTCTTGATAGCAAGGCTGTAGGATTTTGCAACAACCACTACCGCTTCCACTCAGGATGTGGGGACTTGGGAAGGGACTTGCTAGTACCACATGGACTAGCAGataaaaaaacatcaacaagaCACAGATAGGACCCTGAAAAAGGAGGTGTCAACCTGTTGCCATGAGTTATAAGAGACCATGACAATCATTTCCGCAAAAATACCAACCAGTAACAAATATGAAGCTTTGACAGCAGATGAAATCAAAGAGCAAGACTCACACAGTGAAACAGCACCAGCTATGCCTGCCAGAAGTTGCAGAAGAAGATGGCAAGTGCTAGAAGTAACTCCCAACTGAGAGGCACTGAGACACACAACTGCCAGCCTGTTATGCAGTCAAGGGAAGTCTGCTACTTGCCAGGAGCTGAGGTCCGGGATGCTGCAGAGATTGCCAAAATTGGTAAAAGGCACACACCACCTCCTACTTCTTTTCCACATGGGTACCAACAATATGGTACAGCACAGCCTGAGCAAGATCAAGCAAGACTTCATGGTCCTGGGGTCACAAATGAAAGGGATAGAGGACCAGATGGTGTCCTCTGTCTTGCCAGTCAGAGACAGGGGAGGGGCATGGGCAGAAGTCAACGTATCATGCAGGTTAACATCCAGCTACATGCTCATGAgcaacagagaggaaaagcacaCCTCTCAGAGTAGTGAGGAACACCCCAATCCAACCCTCCAAAAAAAGTTCTGCCAAAAAGGTTAGACAGTTTAAGACCCAAACAAAACGTTTCTACACCAACACAAATGTTATGAGTAACAAACAGGAAGAACTGATAGCCACTGCCCAGCTGGAAAACTACAACCTGACTGCTATCACAGAAACTTGGTGGGATGAACCACATGATTGGAGCGTTCCAATTGATGGCTATAAACTGCTCAGAAGAGACAGGCAAGGAAGGAAAGGTGGAAGAATTGTCCTccatgcaaaaaaacaaaaaaaaaaaaaaaaaaaaaaaaaaacaggattgaTTGCACAGAGCCATCTTTAAAGAACATCAATATACAGGTCTTTTGGGTGAAAGTCAGAGACCAAGCCAACAAAGGACACGGTGGCTGACATCTATTACAGCCCACAAAATCAACGAGAGGATGTTGATGAAGAGTTCTTTCTTCAGCTCCAGGAAGCATCACGCTTGCAAGGCCTTGATCCTGCTGGGTAACTTCAACCATGCAGCCacctgctggaaaagcagcaaaacaaactgcaaGCCAGCCAGGAAACTACTGGCGTGCACTGAGGATAACTCCCTAGTGCAGGTGATAGGGAGCCCAACTAGAGAACAGGCGCTGTTGGCCCTCTTGCATTCAGGTCAGGTTAATTCCAGATGTGAATACAGGCTTGGCAATGAGTGGACTGAGAGAAGTCCTCCGGAGAAGAACTTGAGACTATaggtggatgaaaaactgagTATGAGCTGGCAATGCACacttgcaacccagaaagccaattgTATTCCTggttgcatcaaaagaagtatAGCTAGCAGTCCAAGGAAGGTGAATCTTCTCCCTTTGTTCCACTCTCATGAGACCCTACCTGGAATACCAcatccagctctggggctcccagcacaagaaggacacagACCTGTTGGAGAAGGTCCAtaggagggccacaaagatgatcagagggttggagcacctcttctatgaagacgGGCTAAGAGAGctgggatgttcagcctggagaagagaaggctccagagagacctTGGAGCAGCCttctagtacctaaagggggcctgtAGGAAAGGCAGGGAGGGATTCTTCATCAGGAAGTGtagtgatgggacaaggggtaatggttttaaactaaaagaggggagatagAGatcagatattaggaagaaattcctcactacaagggtggtgaggcactggaacagtttgcccagagaagctgtggatgccccatccctggcagtgttcaaggccaggctggatggggctttggacaccctgatctggtgggaggtgtccctgcccatggcaggggggtggaaccagatgatcttccaggtctcttccaacccaagcctgTGAATGCTGCTGGTccttaaggtctcttccaacccacAGCATCCTGTGATTTTACAATTCCATGACAAATATAGTTTAACTGTTACCAGGAACTGAAGAGATAACATCTACTCAttacaagaaaaagcagagaagattAGATGAATTACTGCCAATGCTACAGAAGCATTGACAAACTTATCGTAAGCTCTTCCAAAGAGCAGGCATTCAAGGAAAACAACGTATGTCCTAGTTCTCCCCATTACCACATCATAGATACAACAACTACTGAAtgcccccctgccccatccaTAACCACATATGAACTAGGGCACTAAAGAACCAGCTCATCGTTGGTCCAATCCTTCCAGGAACACCACAGTTCAAATGCTCTGTTCTGGAAGACTTCCTTTTCCAGATGTGGGAATCAACATATGTCTGTTATAGAGCTCACGATAGCTAAGATAAAGGCATTAGAAATGATGACTAATTACTCCCCCCTCCTTTCACCCCAAATTTAAAAGGAGATTGGTAGTAAAAATTTGGCACCCCTTGTGCATATGGAGATTTAAAAGATTtggctttttcttgtttgataTTGTGGTGGGTTCTGAGTAAATCCCAGCTCTGGTCCAGAGAGCATGACCAACCAGAGGGCTAGGCTTTATGGCACAAAACAGCTGGCATGTACCAGACAGCAAGACATTGATCAGCAAGTCATTTTCAAATCATCATTAAATTGTAAGTactaaatgtcattttttcatTGCTGATGACTGCCTCATTTCTTCTCTCAAAAGCACTGACTGACAGGGAAGAGCATGATCTGCATCACTGCACCACCCAGGAAAGATTAAGGAGGTTCTCTCAAAACACCACTGCTGTACAACAGGGCACTCACTGCTCAGTTTACCATTCACTGTGATTTACAACGCTGTTACTGGTGCTAGATTGGTAAGAGATTCACGTCAAATATGAAGTCTCATGGATACTCCTCGACACACGTACATACAGGTACAACTGAGGAATCCATTTCCAGTCAAGACAGTAACGTGCATTAAGTgtcaaaaaacaaatgaaggaaagaaacgTGTATGTTCCAACTCAACTAGAGAGTGCTTTCTGCTCACCTTGAGAACCTCTGAGCCTGTTTTGAAGTGGTAGTTCACATCTCTCTTCATAAGCAGGTAAATTGCTTGGTTAACGTGGTTTCTAGCATCCTGTATCTGCAAAGGTACAAATGCAGCACCATCATATAAGCGCTGTCTCTAATACATGCAAGAAAGCAGAGGTTACCTTATCTCATTGGCCCTAAGAAAATGGTGACCACTCAGACAGTAAGGGCAGTTTTCTTTGAGAACCAGACATTTGCTAACATAAATCTACCACTGCTGTCTAGAGCCATTACCAGGTTCTTCACCCAAGGACTGGGAATTCTAAACAGTCTGAAAGCTACAATGTGAATTGTCAGCAAAAATACTGCTGCTGCCCCAAAGGAACAGTGA
This Oxyura jamaicensis isolate SHBP4307 breed ruddy duck chromosome 14, BPBGC_Ojam_1.0, whole genome shotgun sequence DNA region includes the following protein-coding sequences:
- the ROGDI gene encoding protein rogdi homolog, with protein sequence MKGRGGTDELTLPMYQWAGAARSSEGSPHRDREEEFKWLLQEEVHAVLKQLQDILKEASHRFALPAGGSEGAAKQESFVLSTAGTDQVKGVLTLQGDALCQADVNLKMPRSNQLLHFAFREDKQWKLQQIQDARNHVNQAIYLLMKRDVNYHFKTGSEVLKLMDAVMLQLSRARNRLTTPATLTLPEIASSGLTRMFAPALPPDILVNFYINLNKLCLTIYQLHVLQPSTTKNFKPAGGSILHNPGAMFEFGNQRYEVSHVHKVECVVPWLNDALVFFTVSLQLCQQLKDKISVFSSYWNYKPY